From Scatophagus argus isolate fScaArg1 chromosome 2, fScaArg1.pri, whole genome shotgun sequence, a single genomic window includes:
- the LOC124065560 gene encoding galactokinase-like, translating into MASSFPSVSELVAEARRLYGDMFGEEAPLMAVCAPGRVNLIGEHTDYNQGFVLPMALPLVTVVVGSQTSGHDVTVVTATKDADEPRRMDFSLPTDGSPLSPGLPSWANYVKGVIQHYRAPPVLGFRAVITSSVPLGGGLSSSASLEVAFYTFLQQLKPDDGDKISKALACQQAEHTHAGVPCGIMDQFVSVLGREGHALLLDCRSLEATPVPLADPGLVILITNSNVKHSLTGSEYPTRRRQCEEASSILGKESLRDATMKDLEEMKDRLDDVTYRRARHVIEEIERTVRAAEALKRGAYKEFGKLMVESHGSLRDLYEVSCRELDELVSAAMEVEEVFGSRMTGGGFGGCTVTLLQAHAIDRTVLHIQVKTHTHIQELMYYLQERSCALYVNQQDCHY; encoded by the exons ATGGCCAGTTCCTTTCCAAGCGTGTCCGAGCTTGTTGCGGAGGCTCGGCGTTTGTACGGTGACATGTTCGGGGAAGAGGCTCCTCTGATGGCGGTGTGCGCTCCTGGACGAGTCAACCTGATCGGGGAGCACACTGACTACAACCAGGGATTTGTACTTCCAATG GCCTTGCCTCTGGTGACTGTGGTGGTGGGGAGTCAAACTTCTGGACATGATGTTACCGTGGTGACAGCAACTAAGGATGCTGATGAGCCTCGGAGGATGGACTTCAGCCTGCCCACTGATGGATCACCACTGTCCCCAGGGTTACCCAGCTGGGCAAACTACGTGAAGGGTGTTATACAGCATTACAGGG CTCCTCCCGTCCTGGGTTTCCGGGCAGTGATAACCAGCAGTGTCCCCCTGGGAGGAGGTCTGTCCAGCTCTGCCTCTCTGGAGGTGGCTTTCTATACATTCCTGCAGCAACTTAAGCCAg ATGATGGAGACAAGATATCCAAAGCATTAGCCTGTCAGCAGGCAGAGCACACTCACGCCGGTGTACCCTGTGGTATTATGGaccagtttgtgtctgtgctcgGCAGGGAGGGCCATGCTTTGCTCCTTGACTGCAG GTCCCTGGAGGCCACCCCTGTACCTCTGGCAGATCCAGGCCTGGTCATTCTCATCACCAACTCCAATGTGAAACATTCTCTGACCGGCAGCGAGTACCCCACGAGACGCAGACAGTGTGAAGAGGCTTCCTCCATCCTGGGAAAGGAAAGTCTCAGAGATGCAACTATGAAGGACCTGGAGG AGATGAAGGATAGACTGGATGACGTAACCTATCGAAGAGCTCGTCACGTGATTGAGGAGATAGAAAGAACTGTCCGTGCTGCTGAAGCCCTGAAGAGAGGAGCCTACAAAGAGTTTGGAAAGCTTATGGTGGAGAGCCACGGCTCACTTAG AGACCTGTACGAGGTGAGCTGCAGGGAGCTGGATGAGCTGGTGTCTGCAGccatggaggtggaggaggtgttTGGTAGCCGAATGACAGGTGGAGGCTTCGGGGGATGCACTGTGACTCTGCTGCAGGCCCACGCCATTGACAGGACTGTACTGCACATTcaggttaaaacacacacacacattcaggagCTCATGTATTATTTACAAGAGAGATCATGTGCACTATATGTTAATCAGCAGGATTGTCATTATTAA